In Streptomyces pluripotens, the genomic window ACGGCGCCCCGCTGCCCGGCGCGCCCGCCGCCGGCAAGGCGCCCGGACCAGTCCGCCAGATCGTGCGCCGGGCCGCGCGGGGCGCTTACCGGCACGGGGTGCAGCGGGTCGCTCCGGTGATCCGGCGGATGGGGGAGCTGTGAGCCACCGGACCGCACGTCGAAGACCTCAAGGAGAGGAACCCATGCCCAACTCGGATGCGGAGCGGAGCGCTTCGATGCGCCGGGTGCTCGCCGTGATCCCCGCGCGCGGCGGTTCCAAGGGGGTGCCCGCGAAGAACCTCGCGCCCGTGGGTGGTGTCCCGCTGGTGGCGCGTGCGGTGCGCGAGTGCCGGGCGACCCGCCTGGTCACCGACGTGGTGGTGTCCACCGACGACCAGGCCATTGCGACCGCCGCGCGGGAGGCCGGTGCCGAGGTGGTGCTGCGGCCGGCCGCCATCGCCGGGGACACGGCCACGTCCGAGGCAGCGGTGCTGCACGCCATGGACGCGCACGAGGCCCTCCACGGGTCGGCGGTGGACGTCGTCCTGCTCGTGCAGTGCACCAGTCCGTTCCTGGCCCGTGAGGACATTGACGGGGTTGCCGCGGCGGTCGTGGAGAACGGCGCCGACACTGCCGTGACCGTGGCGCCTTTCCACGGCTTCATCTGGCGGGACGCGGACGCCGCCGACGGCCCGTCCACGGACGGCGGAGGGTACGGCGTCAATCACGACAAGTCCTTCCGGCCCCGCCGCCAGGACCGTCCCCAGGACCTGTTGGAAACCGGCGCCGCCTACGCGATGGACGCGGCCGGCTTCCGCGACCGCAACCATCGCTTCTTCGGCCGCACCGAACTGGTGCGCACCGACCCCGCCCGGGTCCTGGAGATCGACGATCCGCACGACCTGGCCCGCGCCCGGGCCCTCGCCCCGCTGTTCGACGCGGACCGCCCGGGCGCCCTCCCCTCACACGGCGACATCGACGCCGTGGTCCTCGACTTCGACGGCACCCAGACCGACGACCGGGTGCTGATCGACTCCGAAGGACGGGAGTTCGTCTCCGTGCACCGCGGGGACGGGCTCGGCATCGCGGCCCTGCGCAGGAGCGGCCTGAAGATGCTGGTGCTGTCCACGGAACAGAATCCGGTGGTCGCCGCGCGCGCCCGGAAGCTGAAGCTTCCGGTGCTGCACGGCATCGACCGCAAGGACCTCGCCCTCAAACAGTGGTGCGAGGAGCAGGGCATCGCGCCGGAGCGCGTGCTCTACGTCGGCAACGACGTCAACGACCTCCCCTGCTTCGCCCTCGTCGGCTGGCCGGTGGCGGTCGCGAGCGCCCACGACGTCGTACGCGGCGCCGCACGCGCGGTCACCACCGTTCCCGGCGGTGACGGCGCGATCCGGGAGATCGCCGGCTGGATCCTCGGCCCCTCCCTCGAAAACCCCCTCCACCCCACCAAGTAAGGGACGACTCCCACCATGAGCACCAACTCCCGTATCCGTACCTTCGGTTCGCGCGAGGCCGGCCCCGGCCGCCCCGTCTACATCTGCGGCGAGATCGGCATCAACCACAACGGCGAGCTGGAGAACGCGTTCAAGCTGATCGACGTGGCCGCCGAGGCCGGCTGCGACGCCGTGAAGTTCCAGAAGCGCACCCCGGAGATCTGCACCCCGCGCGACCAGTGGGACATCGAGCGCGACACCCCCTGGGGCCGGATGACCTACATCGACTACCGCCACCGGGTGGAGTTCGGCGAGGACGAGTACCGCCAGATCGACGCGTACTGCAAGGAGAAGGGGATCGACTGGTTCGCCTCCCCGTGGGACACCGAGGCCGTCGCCTTCCTGGAGAAGTTCGACGTCCCCGCCCACAAGGTGGCCTCCGCCTCCCTGACGGACGATGAGCTGCTGCGCGCCCTCCGCGCCACCGGCCGTACGGTCATCCTCTCCACCGGCATGTCCACCCCGAAGCAGATCCGTCACGCGGTGGAGGTCCTGGGCAGCGACAACATCCTGCTCTGCCACGCGACCTCCACCTACCCGGCCAAGGCCGAGGAACTGAACCTCCGCGTGATCAACACGCTGGAGAAGGAGTACCCGAACGTCCCGATCGGCTACTCGGGCCACGAGACCGGCCTGCAGACCACGC contains:
- a CDS encoding N-acylneuraminate cytidylyltransferase, producing MPNSDAERSASMRRVLAVIPARGGSKGVPAKNLAPVGGVPLVARAVRECRATRLVTDVVVSTDDQAIATAAREAGAEVVLRPAAIAGDTATSEAAVLHAMDAHEALHGSAVDVVLLVQCTSPFLAREDIDGVAAAVVENGADTAVTVAPFHGFIWRDADAADGPSTDGGGYGVNHDKSFRPRRQDRPQDLLETGAAYAMDAAGFRDRNHRFFGRTELVRTDPARVLEIDDPHDLARARALAPLFDADRPGALPSHGDIDAVVLDFDGTQTDDRVLIDSEGREFVSVHRGDGLGIAALRRSGLKMLVLSTEQNPVVAARARKLKLPVLHGIDRKDLALKQWCEEQGIAPERVLYVGNDVNDLPCFALVGWPVAVASAHDVVRGAARAVTTVPGGDGAIREIAGWILGPSLENPLHPTK
- a CDS encoding N-acetylneuraminate synthase family protein, whose protein sequence is MSTNSRIRTFGSREAGPGRPVYICGEIGINHNGELENAFKLIDVAAEAGCDAVKFQKRTPEICTPRDQWDIERDTPWGRMTYIDYRHRVEFGEDEYRQIDAYCKEKGIDWFASPWDTEAVAFLEKFDVPAHKVASASLTDDELLRALRATGRTVILSTGMSTPKQIRHAVEVLGSDNILLCHATSTYPAKAEELNLRVINTLEKEYPNVPIGYSGHETGLQTTLAAVALGATFVERHITLDRAMWGSDQAASVEPQGLTRLVRDIRAIEASLGDGVKKVYDSELGPMKKLRRVAGVVAEAEIAAAAGEPVAV